agattaattaattaaagagtaaTTGAAAAGTATTACACGTTTATGGAAAAAACATGGACCAGTTCATGATCAGTTAATTCCTCTCTATAAATAGAGATGTGACCATCCAACATTTCTCATTCCCTCCCCGCCAATATTAATTACTTACACAGATCAGTACTAAATCCCAGACATAAAtcatatatagcctcaaatatgaTGAACTCCAAGCTGGTTGTTCCTAAGTACGCCCTTGTAGCTGTTGCCCTGTTGGCTTTCGCTTGTTCCCTCGCCTCTGCCTCTGACCCCAGTCCCCTGCAGGACTTTTGTGTTGCAATCGACAATCCTGCTTCTGCTGGTATGTACACATTATTATTGCTATATTCTTTGATTGTATTTTCTGCATAATATcatttgtgtatatatagtcatgatgataacaaacattttcttttctttccttctgcAGTATTTGTGAATGGAAAGTTTTGCAAGGACCCAAAGCTTGTCACTGCTGATGATTTCTTCCGCTCGGTGAACATTTCTGGAAACACCTCAAATAAAGTGGGGTCGAACGTCACCGCTGTCACAGTGGAACAACTACCAGGCCTCAACACCCTAGGCATATCCTTGGCTCGCATAGACTTTGCACCACGTGGCTTAAATCCTCCTCACACCCACCCTCGCGCCACTGAGTTTCTTGTAGTCATAGAAGGTACTCTTCATGTTGGCTTTGTCACATCCAATGCAGACGGTAATCGCCTCTTCACCAAAGTTCTAAACAAGGGAGACGTCTTTGTGTTCCCAATTGGTCTCATTCACTTCCAGTTGAACGTCGGAAATACCAAGGCTGTTGCCTTTGCTGGTCTGAGCAGCCAGAATCCTGGGGTCATCACCATAGCCAACGCAGTCTTTGGATCCAATCCTCCCATCAATCAAGATGTTCTCACCAAGGCCTTCCAAGTGGACAAGAATGTGGTTAACTATCTTCAGAAACAGTTCTAACTAATTTCGTAAACtaaaatcatagatttcaaGACATATTTTCAATAAACCATGAGATGGTGGTATGATCAAGTTTGTCAATGTTTCCCAACTTGTAACctcattgaaattattttattgaaataatatgGTTGTTTGTAATTTACAGTCTCTTTGTTATAATCATCAACATGTGTGATTGGACTTAATTGCATTTTGAATACGTTGAGACGTCGAGAGATATCACTGAATGTAAGGGGCCCCGGCCTTGCTTCCCCTATCTTTCCGGCCCCAAggcaaaatatacaaaagtaaataaataaataatagcatgaatgaaatatatattacactTGAATTTAATGGATAGGATTCAACTGAATTTATTACTGAAATTTATTactttaaatgtataaaatgcCTTGTCACAGTAATTCTTAGCTAGTTAATAATTgtggaaaggaaaataaaaaagacaacaacatCTGCAAGTACTTGTAGTTGTTAAGAATGCTTCTCCGGTCCCTAGATTAGataaacaaatttattaaaagctGATCAAGAATTTACCAAGTCTTACCTGCTGCTCCTTGCAAGGAAAGACATGCAGATACCGATTCATGAGTAACTCCCCTACATAAATAGCTAGGCATGCTCCCATGCGACATTCTTCTTCCCTCACCCAAAGCAAGAATATACGTACAGAATGCTGATAGCCTCTAAGATCTTGAAACTGTGGCCCTGTTGGCTTTGGCTTTGGCTTTGGCTTTGGCTTTCTGATCTACCTATGCCTATGCCTATGATCCTAGTCCTCTTCAAAACTTTTGTATCGCAATCAAGTACAGTTCCAGTGCTGATTGTTAGTACACGTCGTTCTCTCTGTTTtggaaattgtttgaattagCATCTGGATTGTGTTACTTTTGGCATCACGTGTTTAATTTCTACCAATATTATGGGCAGTGTATACCTGTTGCGATAATAACATTTAACAAGCTTATCTTTTTGCAGTGCTTGTGAATGTGCAATTCTAAGGAGTGTGATCACCAAATGGTGTACCCCTTGGAATGACACCCTCTCCTTGGTAATTGTTCCCATGGGGGTGATTTTTAAGGAAGTGTAAAACGACACAACCTTGTAAAAAGTTTGTTGGCATATTCCTgtaaaaagttttgttaaattgtgttgtaacaagtgttgaagtgTGTTAAAGTGAAAATGGGTCGAAGTgagctcaacatggctcgagcagaactcataTAGAGAGTTCGCTTAACAGACACTCGACATAGTGATCGAGCGGAACTCatacagagagttcgcttgacaGGCGCTCGGCGTGAAGCTTGAGCGGTAACCCAGACAAAGAATTCGCTCAACACTAGCTCGACATGGAGCTCGAGTGGTATCCAAGACAGAGAGTTCGCTTAACCCTCACTTGACTTGGAGCTCGAGTGACTTCTAAAGTAAATCGTGTGCTCGACACACGCTCGACATGTAGCTTGAGCGAATGTTCATAATTGTCACTTAAACTAATGTTTGAGCGCTGTATTCCTTGGTGAGTAGAAAATGAAACTTATTTTCTATCCTAATGTGGGAGAAACTGAGTTAAAACAAAGCCTTTTCCAAGAGCACTTGAGAGATGCTCCCTTCCACATTCAAAGTcaaatctctcttgaaaaatacATCTCCATCATATCACACTCAAGATTAAACACAGTTGAGTCCACTGGTGTGGACATTTTCATTGGCCGGATGGTTTTCAGAGCTGCTGTTGAAGCAGAAATCGAGAGGTTGTCGTAAAAAGCTATATAAAGGTCGGAGTTCCAGCATTGCATGCGTGTAATGAttgagtgggtcactcgtggtattgcaagccaagtttaactactacaaaggttttgtgagtgtttcTAAATTGATTGTAACAAACTAAagtttctatagtggatttgagGTGGTAACTTACACCCatagtggttttagattttgaagacgttcttcaaatgagtttccacttcgtgaccaaatctatgtgttaattatttgtgtgttttattccattgattaattgattgtctaacaatatttttgaaTAGACCATCAAAATTGAattacacctattcaccccagTGTAGTTGTTGTGTTAGATAGAACCACTGTCttttcaattggtatcagaaAGGTTCATTCCGCTAGGATTTATTTCCTGAGTGTGATCCTTCTTTAGTGGTTAGAATAGATAGGTCTCAATCACTCACATCACCACCATATTTTTATGGTAA
Above is a genomic segment from Juglans microcarpa x Juglans regia isolate MS1-56 chromosome 1D, Jm3101_v1.0, whole genome shotgun sequence containing:
- the LOC121268296 gene encoding germin-like protein subfamily 1 member 7, whose protein sequence is MMNSKLVVPKYALVAVALLAFACSLASASDPSPLQDFCVAIDNPASAVFVNGKFCKDPKLVTADDFFRSVNISGNTSNKVGSNVTAVTVEQLPGLNTLGISLARIDFAPRGLNPPHTHPRATEFLVVIEGTLHVGFVTSNADGNRLFTKVLNKGDVFVFPIGLIHFQLNVGNTKAVAFAGLSSQNPGVITIANAVFGSNPPINQDVLTKAFQVDKNVVNYLQKQF